In a genomic window of Tissierella sp. Yu-01:
- a CDS encoding HD domain-containing protein, protein MNISIPDYVNKTLYSIKEFGCEAYIVGGCVRDLIIGRIPSDYDVTTSAKPEEIQEIFKDYKTLEIGKEYGTIVVVLEEGNIEITTYRTDGEYKDGRRPSEVSFADNIVDDLSRRDFTINSLAYNSDSGLIDPFNGLDDLQQKRIKSVGDPIKRLKEDYLRILRAVRFATQLDFTIEENTYNACKELNDSLKYISAERIRDELFKILLSMNPSKGIRLMYEMEILKNVIPELIETVDYDQRNPNHTRILFDHILCVLDNTPPKLDLRMAALLHDIAKPMTFSLDEKGIGHYIGHDKIGADVSKEILIRLKCSKDFIEKVSMYIREHMYHGNMKQKGLKRELSRVGKENIFDLYELKRADMMCKSDDKDLSLIDERIKQIEEILEKGEPYNKNQLKIDGNDIIALGFPKGKTIGEILNYLMDKVIEHPEYNSKEKLIELIENKFQLTNEN, encoded by the coding sequence AGATTTAATAATAGGAAGAATACCATCAGATTATGATGTAACTACATCCGCTAAACCTGAAGAGATTCAGGAGATTTTTAAAGACTACAAGACACTTGAAATAGGAAAAGAATATGGTACTATTGTTGTAGTATTAGAAGAAGGGAATATAGAAATTACAACATATAGAACTGATGGAGAATACAAGGATGGTAGGAGACCAAGTGAAGTATCCTTTGCAGATAACATAGTAGATGATTTAAGCAGAAGGGATTTTACAATTAATTCTTTGGCTTATAACAGTGACAGTGGTTTAATTGATCCTTTTAATGGATTAGATGACCTACAACAAAAAAGAATTAAATCAGTTGGAGACCCCATCAAACGTTTAAAGGAGGATTACTTAAGAATCTTAAGGGCAGTCCGCTTTGCAACCCAGCTTGATTTTACTATTGAGGAAAACACCTATAATGCTTGCAAAGAACTAAATGATTCTTTAAAATATATAAGTGCTGAGAGAATTAGGGATGAATTATTTAAGATACTTCTTTCAATGAACCCATCAAAAGGAATTAGGCTTATGTATGAAATGGAGATTTTAAAAAATGTTATTCCAGAGCTAATAGAAACAGTAGATTATGATCAGAGAAATCCAAATCATACAAGAATTCTCTTTGACCATATTTTATGTGTGCTTGATAATACTCCGCCTAAGCTAGATTTAAGAATGGCTGCACTTCTACATGATATAGCAAAACCGATGACATTTAGTTTAGATGAAAAGGGAATTGGCCATTATATTGGACATGACAAAATAGGGGCAGATGTTTCAAAGGAGATTCTTATAAGATTAAAATGTTCAAAGGATTTTATAGAAAAGGTATCAATGTATATTAGGGAGCATATGTATCACGGCAATATGAAGCAAAAAGGATTAAAAAGAGAGCTTTCAAGAGTGGGAAAGGAAAATATATTTGACCTTTATGAATTGAAAAGAGCAGATATGATGTGTAAAAGTGATGATAAGGATTTAAGTCTCATAGATGAGAGAATTAAGCAAATTGAAGAAATTTTGGAGAAGGGTGAGCCATATAATAAAAATCAACTAAAAATCGATGGAAATGATATAATAGCTTTAGGTTTTCCAAAGGGAAAGACTATAGGAGAAATATTAAATTATTTGATGGATAAGGTTATTGAACATCCAGAATATAATAGTAAGGAAAAATTAATTGAATTAATAGAAAATAAATTCCAATTAACAAATGAAAATTGA